Proteins from one Silurus meridionalis isolate SWU-2019-XX chromosome 3, ASM1480568v1, whole genome shotgun sequence genomic window:
- the dipk2b gene encoding divergent protein kinase domain 2B isoform X2 — protein sequence MTTMVISILHVFPVEVWHCVAVVMQILFSQYSGHRSKDLKLCSLVFFSSCWRSVHNVGMAVRSLLSMAFAESIGRAWWHGWFLYIGLPLVVPNPSPLPSQGSNSFTRSFLGLDKCNACVGTSICKKLYKEQIRFERWLDPQLHFSSDNRTSYEAIYTDDSETWRPVVLSRMVSPDLHQLADESICISAGKRKSCSIEAVLRATPRFQNLANSNILLHSMVQGLVSPMLRCPSQRLLNRIVRRYFEVADVGSVQMKHFTTKDKLRLLYTMAVNQQPLILQMFPGNEGWPFPRYHGSCGRLMVWAGCRPLRSLYQSALAHRSDAAYQILHITQSLTSNSLHFRLYYTSVSEDIFGIAEDGRLFIMDASTIGIIDLQEGEGF from the exons ATGACGACAATGGTTATCAGTATCCTCCATGTGTTTCCTGTGGAGGTGTGGCATTGTGTAGCAGTGGTCATGCAGATATTGTTCTCTCAGTATAGCGGCCACAGATCTAAAGATCTTAAACTCTGTAGCCTGGTGTTTTTCTCGAGCTGCTGGAGGTCTGTACACAATGTTGGGATGGCAGTGAGGAGTCTCTTGTCCATGGCCTTTGCAGAATCGATTGGAAGAGCATGGTGGCATGGTTGGTTCCTGTACATAGGACTGCCTTTGGTGGTCCCAAATCCTTCACCTCTACCATCACAAGGATCCAACAGTTTTACAAGAAGCTTCCTGGGTCTGGATAAATGCAATGCCTGTGTGGGCACTTCTATATGCAAGAAGCTTTATAAAGAGCAAATAAG GTTTGAAAGGTGGCTGGATCCTCAACTGCACTTTTCCTCAGATAACAGGACATCTTATGAGGCAATTTATACAGATGATTCGGAAACCTGGCGGCCCGTAGTGCTGTCACGCATGGTTTCCCCCGACCTGCACCAGCTGGCTGACGAAAGCATTTGCATCTCAGCAGGCAAAAGGAAATCCTGTAGCATCGAGGCAGTTCTGAGAGCAACCCCACGTTTCCAGAACTTGGCCAACTCTAATATCCTGTTACACAGTATGGTGCAG GGTCTGGTCAGTCCAATGCTGCGCTGCCCATCTCAGAGGCTGCTGAATCGAATCGTGCGCCGCTATTTTGAGGTGGCTGATGTGGGCAGTGTGCAAATGAAGCACTTCACCACAAAGGACAAGCTCAGACTACTCTACACAATGGCTGTCAATCAACAGCCTCTTATACTGCAg ATGTTTCCAGGCAATGAGGGTTGGCCCTTCCCGCGCTATCACGGTTCCTGTGGCAGGCTGATGGTGTGGGCAGGCTGCAGACCCCTGAGAAGCCTGTACCAATCAGCGCTGGCACACAGATCTGATGCTGCCTACCAGATCCTCCACATCACCCAGAGCTTGACCTCCAATAGCCTCCACTTCCGCCTTTACTACACCAGCGTTTCAGAGGACATATTTGGCATAGCGGAGGATGGAAGGCTTTTCATCATGGATGCCAGCACAATCGGGATCATTGATCTGCAGGAGGGTGAGGGATTTTAA
- the kdm6a gene encoding lysine-specific demethylase 6A isoform X1, whose translation MKSWGVSVASAACTATTAAASAAAAAPRSLGDDDEEKKMAARKTSESEEDFPKLTAEERECLAGVDSSLFGFQRLHEDGARTKALLLKAVRCYDAYILKSEGKVEPEVFCQLGHFNLLLDNYPKALSAYQRYYSLQSDYWKNAAFLYGLGMVYFHYNAFQWAIKAFQEVLYIDPSFSRAKEIHLRLGLMFKVITDYDLSLKHFQLALIDSTPCTLSKAEIHFHIAHLYEIQKKYRAAKEAYESLLETENLPVQVKATTLQQLGWMHHTVEQLGDKANKDSYAIQCLQKSLETDPDSGQSWYFLGRCYSSIGKVQDAFISYRQSIDKSEASADTWCSIGVLYQQQNQPMDALQAYICAVQLDHSHAAAWMDLGTLYESCNQPQDAIKCYINATCSKSCSNVTALTARIKCLQAQLCNLQQGSLQSKSKMLPSIEEAWSLPIPAELTSRQGALNTAQQQAGKALQRGEGQSQLPAQSLPPHMLSSQSVDQSSPSKRKRTKSPSKNSADICTTNPVQQQVPNWYLNPQRLQHLEQLRANRANLKPVQLQMLDQLEKQLILMQQHQQIRLNAVGEARPALSNGPCSKSNPSLPDLKTLPSPRHTPVALSNTPSTQPSFRTPCTLQTMANGPVSASPSSCSTAGALANTERNSVGNNHLPGQGSNGNVPYLQQNALPRNCATPTSSSSTMNDQLWKSQHFNSTQGLNKSPGSHLAGPNGERPLSSTGVSPPTCTSVPNECGYSAQEAQNPLPSSPDPHSSTSGGQQGPAPTKESMPSSNGHLAGMPNSTATAGRPNHVHQGLAGAAVLELCSPAQLSPDNLPPSALLMGKANSNVVCKDSGVVAPGTTINSIHLQMGSKTQENSVASSPCSAMSTATPSPKSTEHNSAGSLNSPRLNGKGPEDSQSPTKVDSPLVCSKAPTPSIVPWASVSIYPSSREMLKACRHLGKNGVSTSSILLDRCPPPRVSPSPFPPLPKDKLNPPTPSIYLESKRDAFFPPLHQFCTNAANPVTVIRGLAGALKLDLGLFSTKTLVEANPDHLVEVRTQFSQPTDENWDLTGTKKSWRCESSRSHTTISKYAQYQASSFQESLREENEKKGQKEHSDTESAPAETLVRRRRGPFKHIKFGTNIDLSDERKWKLQLAELSKLPAFARVVSAGNLLTHVGHTILGMNTVQLYMKVPGSRTPGHQENNNFCSVNINIGPGDCEWFAVPESYWGVLNDYCEKNNINFLMGSWWPNLEDLYEANVPVYRFIQRPGDLVWLNAGSVHWVQAIGWCNNVAWNVGPLTAHQYKLAVERYEWNKLQCVKSIVPMIHLSWNLARNIKVSDHKLFEMIKYCLLKTLKQCQMLREALIAAGRELVWHGRTKDEPAHYCSICEVEVFDLLFVTSESNSRKTYVVHCQDCARRGSPNLDNFVVLEQYKVEDLMQVYDQFTLASPLPSSTS comes from the exons AATGCTGCCTTTTTATATGGCCTTGGCATGGTTTACTTCCATTACAATGCGTTTCAGTG GGCGATCAAAGCCTTTCAGGAGGTGCTTTACATCGATCCCAGCTTCTCGAGAGCCAAGGAGATCCATTTGCGGTTGGGCCTGATGTTTAAGGTCATCACAGACTACGACCTGAGCTTGAAG CATTTTCAGCTGGCTTTGATTGACTCCACACCCTGCACTTTGTCTAAGGCTGAAA TTCATTTCCACATTGCTCATTTATATGAAATTCAG AAGAAGTACCGTGCAGCAAAAGAAGCATATGAAAGTCTATTAGAGACAGAGAATCTCCCGGTACAGGTGAAGGCAACTACTCTACAACAATTGG GCTGGATGCATCACACAGTAGAACAGCTAGGAGATAAAGCTAACAAAGACAGCTATGCTATTCAGTGTCTGCAGAAGTCTCTGGAAACAGATCCTGACTCTGGACAATCTTGGTACTTCCTGGGCag GTGCTACTCCAGTATTGGAAAGGTCCAGGATGCGTTTATTTCATACAGGCAATCCATCGATAAGTCAGAGGCTAGTGCTGATACATGGTGCTCAATAGG CGTGTTGTATCAGCAACAGAACCAGCCAATGGATGCACTTCAGGCCTATATATGCGCAGTACAGCTGGATCACAGCCATGCGGCTGCCTGGATGGATCTGGGAACCCTCTACGAGTCCTGCAACCAGCCTCAGGATGCCATCAAATGCTACATTAATGCCACTTGCAGCAAGTCCTGCTCTAATGTTACTGCCCTCACTGCCCGTATTAAATGCCTACAG GCTCAGTTGTGTAACCTACAACAAGGTAGTCTacagagtaaaagtaaaatgctcCCTAGTATTGAGGAGGCATGGAGCCTACCAATTCCAGCAGAGCTTACTTCCAGACAGGGAGCCCTGAACACAGCACAGCAG CAAGCAGGAAAGGCTCTTCAGCGTGGTGAAGGTCAGTCCCAGCTCCCAGCACAGTCACTGCCTCCACACATGCTCTCTAGCCAGTCAGTTGACCAGTCCAGTCCTAGCAAGAGGAAGAGGACCAAGAGTCCATCTAAG AACTCGGCTGATATCTGTACCACCAATCCTGTCCAACAGCAAGTTCCAAATTGGTACCTAAATCCCCAGAGGCTTCAG CACCTGGAACAGTTGCGGGCTAACAGGGCAAACCTGAAGCCAGTGCAGCTTCAAATGTTAGACCAATTGGAAAAACAACTCATTCTTATGCAGCAGCATCAACAg ATAAGATTGAATGCTGTCGGTGAAGCACGGCCCGCCTTATCCAACGGACCTTGTTCAAAAAGTAACCCATCACTGCCTGATTTAAAAACGCTCCCATCACCACGCCATACACCAGTTGCTCTCTCCAACACGCCCTCCACTCAGCCCTCATTTCGTACCCCCTGCACCCTTCAAACAATGGCCAATGGACCTGTTTCTGCAAGCCCCTCCTCCTGCAGTACTGCTGGAGCCCTGGCTAACACGGAGAGAAACTCTGTGGGCAATAATCACTTACCAGGGCAAGGGAGCAATGGAAATGTGCCTTACCTGCAGCAAAATGCACTACCTCGTAACTGTGCAACCCctaccagcagcagcagcacaatgaATGATCAGCTGTGGAAAAGCCAACATTTCAACTCCACTCAG GGGCTTAATAAAAGTCCAGGTTCGCATTTAGCAGGTCCCAATGGTGAACGGCCACTTTCTTCCACAGGGGTGTCTCCACCTACCTGCACTAGCGTTCCAAATGAGTGTGGATATTCTGCACAGGAGGCGCAAAATCCCCTTCCTTCTTCCCCTGACCCTCACTCCTCTACCTCAGGTGGACAGCAAGGCCCTGCTCCGACCAAAGAGAGCATGCCTTCCTCAAATGGGCATTTGGCGGGAATGCCCAACAGCACTGCCACTGCAGGACGGCCTAATCACGTCCATCAGGGCCTGGCAGGTGCTGCTGTGCTCGAACTCTGCTCACCAGCTCAACTCAGTCCAGACAATCTTCCGCCCTCAGCCTTgctaatgggaaaagccaatAGTAATGTTGTTTGTAAAGACAGTGGGGTGGTTGCTCCTGGCACTACAATTAACAGCATTCACCTACAAATGGGCTCTAAGACGCAGGAGAACTCAGTGGCTTCATCACCCTGCTCAGCCATGTCtacagccacaccttcacccaAATCCACAGAGCACAACAGCGCTGGCAGCCTTAACAGCCCTAGGCTCAATGGGAAAGGTCCGGAGGACTCGCAAAGCCCGACGAAGGTGGACTCCCCTTTAGTCTGCTCTAAAGCTCCAACCCCATCGATTGTTCCTTGGGCATCAGTTTCCATATACCCGAGCTCCAGGGAGATGCTTAAAGCTTGCAG ACACCTTGGGAAAAATGGTGTATCCACGAGTAGCATCTTATTGGACAGATGCCCCCCTCCAAGGGTTTCTCCTTCACCATTCCCTCCGCTACCAAAGGACAAACTTAACCCCCCTACCCCTAGTATTTAT TTGGAGAGCAAAAGGGATGCGTTCTTCCCCCCACTTCACCAGTTCTGCACTAATGCAGCCAACCCTGTTACAGTTATCCGAGGACTTGCTGGAGCACTTAAGCTGG ACCTTGGTCTGTTCTCCACTAAGACCTTGGTAGAGGCAAACCCAGATCACCTGGTGGAGGTGAGGACTCAGTTTTCTCAGCCCACTGACGAGAACTGGGACTTAACTGGCACAAAAAAGTCATGGCGTTGCGAGAGCAGCCGATCCCATACCACTATCTCAAAGTATGCGCAGTATCAGGCATCTTCTTTCCAGGAGTCTCTGCGT GAggagaatgaaaagaaaggacAAAAAGAGCACTCGGACACTGAATCAGCTCCTGCAGAAAC CTTGGTACGACGGCGGAGAGGTCCCTTTAAGCATATCAAGTTTGGGACAAACATTGACTTGTCTGATGAGCGAAA GTGGAAACTGCAGCTGGCTGAATTGAGTAAGCTGCCTGCATTTGCTCGTGTTGTTTCTGCAGGGAATCTGCTCACTCATGTGGGCCATACCATCCTGGGCATGAATACCGTCCAGCTCTACATGAAAGTTCCAGGCAGCAGGACTCCAG GTCATCAAGAAAACAACAACTTTTGTTCTGTCAATATTAACATTGGCCCAGGAGACTGTGAGTGGTTTGCGGTGCCCGAGTCATACTGGGGTGTTTTGAATGACTATTGTGAGAA GAATAACATAAATTTCCTGATGGGCTCATGGTGGCCCAACCTGGAAGACTTGTATGAAGCTAATGTGCCAGTGTATCGCTTCATCCAGAGACCAGGAGACCTGGTGTGGCTTAACGCAGGCTCAGTACACTGGGTGCAGGCCATTGGTTGGTGCAATAATGTTGCTTGGAATGTAGGCCCTCTCACCG CACATCAGTACAAGTTGGCAGTGGAGCGCTACGAGTGGAACAAACTCCAGTGTGTCAAATCCATTGTGCCCATGATTCACCTCTCTTGGAACTTGGCCAGAAACATTAAAGTATCGGACCACAAGCTTTTTGAGATGATCAA GTACTGTTTGCTGAAGACACTGAAGCAGTGTCAGATGCTCAGGGAGGCTTTGATAGCTGCAGGCAGAGAGCTAGTGTGGCATGGGAGGACCAAGGATGAGCCAGCACACTACTGTAGCATTTGTGAG GTTGAGGTCTTTGACCTACTGTTTGTCACCAGTGAGAGCAATTCGCGGAAAACGTACGTGGTGCATTGTCAGGACTGTGCTCGTCGAGGCAGTCCAAACCTGGACAACTTTGTAGTTTTGGAACAGTATAAGGTGGAGGATCTCATGCAAGTCTATGACCAGTTCACATTA GCTTCACCTCTGCCTTCCTCTACATCAtga
- the kdm6a gene encoding lysine-specific demethylase 6A isoform X2 has translation MHHTVEQLGDKANKDSYAIQCLQKSLETDPDSGQSWYFLGRCYSSIGKVQDAFISYRQSIDKSEASADTWCSIGVLYQQQNQPMDALQAYICAVQLDHSHAAAWMDLGTLYESCNQPQDAIKCYINATCSKSCSNVTALTARIKCLQAQLCNLQQGSLQSKSKMLPSIEEAWSLPIPAELTSRQGALNTAQQQAGKALQRGEGQSQLPAQSLPPHMLSSQSVDQSSPSKRKRTKSPSKNSADICTTNPVQQQVPNWYLNPQRLQHLEQLRANRANLKPVQLQMLDQLEKQLILMQQHQQIRLNAVGEARPALSNGPCSKSNPSLPDLKTLPSPRHTPVALSNTPSTQPSFRTPCTLQTMANGPVSASPSSCSTAGALANTERNSVGNNHLPGQGSNGNVPYLQQNALPRNCATPTSSSSTMNDQLWKSQHFNSTQGLNKSPGSHLAGPNGERPLSSTGVSPPTCTSVPNECGYSAQEAQNPLPSSPDPHSSTSGGQQGPAPTKESMPSSNGHLAGMPNSTATAGRPNHVHQGLAGAAVLELCSPAQLSPDNLPPSALLMGKANSNVVCKDSGVVAPGTTINSIHLQMGSKTQENSVASSPCSAMSTATPSPKSTEHNSAGSLNSPRLNGKGPEDSQSPTKVDSPLVCSKAPTPSIVPWASVSIYPSSREMLKACRHLGKNGVSTSSILLDRCPPPRVSPSPFPPLPKDKLNPPTPSIYLESKRDAFFPPLHQFCTNAANPVTVIRGLAGALKLDLGLFSTKTLVEANPDHLVEVRTQFSQPTDENWDLTGTKKSWRCESSRSHTTISKYAQYQASSFQESLREENEKKGQKEHSDTESAPAETLVRRRRGPFKHIKFGTNIDLSDERKWKLQLAELSKLPAFARVVSAGNLLTHVGHTILGMNTVQLYMKVPGSRTPGHQENNNFCSVNINIGPGDCEWFAVPESYWGVLNDYCEKNNINFLMGSWWPNLEDLYEANVPVYRFIQRPGDLVWLNAGSVHWVQAIGWCNNVAWNVGPLTAHQYKLAVERYEWNKLQCVKSIVPMIHLSWNLARNIKVSDHKLFEMIKYCLLKTLKQCQMLREALIAAGRELVWHGRTKDEPAHYCSICEVEVFDLLFVTSESNSRKTYVVHCQDCARRGSPNLDNFVVLEQYKVEDLMQVYDQFTLASPLPSSTS, from the exons ATGCATCACACAGTAGAACAGCTAGGAGATAAAGCTAACAAAGACAGCTATGCTATTCAGTGTCTGCAGAAGTCTCTGGAAACAGATCCTGACTCTGGACAATCTTGGTACTTCCTGGGCag GTGCTACTCCAGTATTGGAAAGGTCCAGGATGCGTTTATTTCATACAGGCAATCCATCGATAAGTCAGAGGCTAGTGCTGATACATGGTGCTCAATAGG CGTGTTGTATCAGCAACAGAACCAGCCAATGGATGCACTTCAGGCCTATATATGCGCAGTACAGCTGGATCACAGCCATGCGGCTGCCTGGATGGATCTGGGAACCCTCTACGAGTCCTGCAACCAGCCTCAGGATGCCATCAAATGCTACATTAATGCCACTTGCAGCAAGTCCTGCTCTAATGTTACTGCCCTCACTGCCCGTATTAAATGCCTACAG GCTCAGTTGTGTAACCTACAACAAGGTAGTCTacagagtaaaagtaaaatgctcCCTAGTATTGAGGAGGCATGGAGCCTACCAATTCCAGCAGAGCTTACTTCCAGACAGGGAGCCCTGAACACAGCACAGCAG CAAGCAGGAAAGGCTCTTCAGCGTGGTGAAGGTCAGTCCCAGCTCCCAGCACAGTCACTGCCTCCACACATGCTCTCTAGCCAGTCAGTTGACCAGTCCAGTCCTAGCAAGAGGAAGAGGACCAAGAGTCCATCTAAG AACTCGGCTGATATCTGTACCACCAATCCTGTCCAACAGCAAGTTCCAAATTGGTACCTAAATCCCCAGAGGCTTCAG CACCTGGAACAGTTGCGGGCTAACAGGGCAAACCTGAAGCCAGTGCAGCTTCAAATGTTAGACCAATTGGAAAAACAACTCATTCTTATGCAGCAGCATCAACAg ATAAGATTGAATGCTGTCGGTGAAGCACGGCCCGCCTTATCCAACGGACCTTGTTCAAAAAGTAACCCATCACTGCCTGATTTAAAAACGCTCCCATCACCACGCCATACACCAGTTGCTCTCTCCAACACGCCCTCCACTCAGCCCTCATTTCGTACCCCCTGCACCCTTCAAACAATGGCCAATGGACCTGTTTCTGCAAGCCCCTCCTCCTGCAGTACTGCTGGAGCCCTGGCTAACACGGAGAGAAACTCTGTGGGCAATAATCACTTACCAGGGCAAGGGAGCAATGGAAATGTGCCTTACCTGCAGCAAAATGCACTACCTCGTAACTGTGCAACCCctaccagcagcagcagcacaatgaATGATCAGCTGTGGAAAAGCCAACATTTCAACTCCACTCAG GGGCTTAATAAAAGTCCAGGTTCGCATTTAGCAGGTCCCAATGGTGAACGGCCACTTTCTTCCACAGGGGTGTCTCCACCTACCTGCACTAGCGTTCCAAATGAGTGTGGATATTCTGCACAGGAGGCGCAAAATCCCCTTCCTTCTTCCCCTGACCCTCACTCCTCTACCTCAGGTGGACAGCAAGGCCCTGCTCCGACCAAAGAGAGCATGCCTTCCTCAAATGGGCATTTGGCGGGAATGCCCAACAGCACTGCCACTGCAGGACGGCCTAATCACGTCCATCAGGGCCTGGCAGGTGCTGCTGTGCTCGAACTCTGCTCACCAGCTCAACTCAGTCCAGACAATCTTCCGCCCTCAGCCTTgctaatgggaaaagccaatAGTAATGTTGTTTGTAAAGACAGTGGGGTGGTTGCTCCTGGCACTACAATTAACAGCATTCACCTACAAATGGGCTCTAAGACGCAGGAGAACTCAGTGGCTTCATCACCCTGCTCAGCCATGTCtacagccacaccttcacccaAATCCACAGAGCACAACAGCGCTGGCAGCCTTAACAGCCCTAGGCTCAATGGGAAAGGTCCGGAGGACTCGCAAAGCCCGACGAAGGTGGACTCCCCTTTAGTCTGCTCTAAAGCTCCAACCCCATCGATTGTTCCTTGGGCATCAGTTTCCATATACCCGAGCTCCAGGGAGATGCTTAAAGCTTGCAG ACACCTTGGGAAAAATGGTGTATCCACGAGTAGCATCTTATTGGACAGATGCCCCCCTCCAAGGGTTTCTCCTTCACCATTCCCTCCGCTACCAAAGGACAAACTTAACCCCCCTACCCCTAGTATTTAT TTGGAGAGCAAAAGGGATGCGTTCTTCCCCCCACTTCACCAGTTCTGCACTAATGCAGCCAACCCTGTTACAGTTATCCGAGGACTTGCTGGAGCACTTAAGCTGG ACCTTGGTCTGTTCTCCACTAAGACCTTGGTAGAGGCAAACCCAGATCACCTGGTGGAGGTGAGGACTCAGTTTTCTCAGCCCACTGACGAGAACTGGGACTTAACTGGCACAAAAAAGTCATGGCGTTGCGAGAGCAGCCGATCCCATACCACTATCTCAAAGTATGCGCAGTATCAGGCATCTTCTTTCCAGGAGTCTCTGCGT GAggagaatgaaaagaaaggacAAAAAGAGCACTCGGACACTGAATCAGCTCCTGCAGAAAC CTTGGTACGACGGCGGAGAGGTCCCTTTAAGCATATCAAGTTTGGGACAAACATTGACTTGTCTGATGAGCGAAA GTGGAAACTGCAGCTGGCTGAATTGAGTAAGCTGCCTGCATTTGCTCGTGTTGTTTCTGCAGGGAATCTGCTCACTCATGTGGGCCATACCATCCTGGGCATGAATACCGTCCAGCTCTACATGAAAGTTCCAGGCAGCAGGACTCCAG GTCATCAAGAAAACAACAACTTTTGTTCTGTCAATATTAACATTGGCCCAGGAGACTGTGAGTGGTTTGCGGTGCCCGAGTCATACTGGGGTGTTTTGAATGACTATTGTGAGAA GAATAACATAAATTTCCTGATGGGCTCATGGTGGCCCAACCTGGAAGACTTGTATGAAGCTAATGTGCCAGTGTATCGCTTCATCCAGAGACCAGGAGACCTGGTGTGGCTTAACGCAGGCTCAGTACACTGGGTGCAGGCCATTGGTTGGTGCAATAATGTTGCTTGGAATGTAGGCCCTCTCACCG CACATCAGTACAAGTTGGCAGTGGAGCGCTACGAGTGGAACAAACTCCAGTGTGTCAAATCCATTGTGCCCATGATTCACCTCTCTTGGAACTTGGCCAGAAACATTAAAGTATCGGACCACAAGCTTTTTGAGATGATCAA GTACTGTTTGCTGAAGACACTGAAGCAGTGTCAGATGCTCAGGGAGGCTTTGATAGCTGCAGGCAGAGAGCTAGTGTGGCATGGGAGGACCAAGGATGAGCCAGCACACTACTGTAGCATTTGTGAG GTTGAGGTCTTTGACCTACTGTTTGTCACCAGTGAGAGCAATTCGCGGAAAACGTACGTGGTGCATTGTCAGGACTGTGCTCGTCGAGGCAGTCCAAACCTGGACAACTTTGTAGTTTTGGAACAGTATAAGGTGGAGGATCTCATGCAAGTCTATGACCAGTTCACATTA GCTTCACCTCTGCCTTCCTCTACATCAtga
- the dipk2b gene encoding divergent protein kinase domain 2B isoform X1 yields MTTMVISILHVFPVEVWHCVAVVMQILFSQYSGHRSKDLKLCSLVFFSSCWRSVHNVGMAVRSLLSMAFAESIGRAWWHGWFLYIGLPLVVPNPSPLPSQGSNSFTRSFLGLDKCNACVGTSICKKLYKEQIRFERWLDPQLHFSSDNRTSYEAIYTDDSETWRPVVLSRMVSPDLHQLADESICISAGKRKSCSIEAVLRATPRFQNLANSNILLHSMVQGLVSPMLRCPSQRLLNRIVRRYFEVADVGSVQMKHFTTKDKLRLLYTMAVNQQPLILQMFPGNEGWPFPRYHGSCGRLMVWAGCRPLRSLYQSALAHRSDAAYQILHITQSLTSNSLHFRLYYTSVSEDIFGIAEDGRLFIMDASTIGIIDLQEGFHTEADQHDNHTDVFSCLSGSCIRTPPCKSIRPTQSFALLCRHVLPKLLTSTDAKESGLPSIAITEITICADQAQSDQRIHKAVQILKETLQHFRPCNIDYGYRYPECRYSAKF; encoded by the exons ATGACGACAATGGTTATCAGTATCCTCCATGTGTTTCCTGTGGAGGTGTGGCATTGTGTAGCAGTGGTCATGCAGATATTGTTCTCTCAGTATAGCGGCCACAGATCTAAAGATCTTAAACTCTGTAGCCTGGTGTTTTTCTCGAGCTGCTGGAGGTCTGTACACAATGTTGGGATGGCAGTGAGGAGTCTCTTGTCCATGGCCTTTGCAGAATCGATTGGAAGAGCATGGTGGCATGGTTGGTTCCTGTACATAGGACTGCCTTTGGTGGTCCCAAATCCTTCACCTCTACCATCACAAGGATCCAACAGTTTTACAAGAAGCTTCCTGGGTCTGGATAAATGCAATGCCTGTGTGGGCACTTCTATATGCAAGAAGCTTTATAAAGAGCAAATAAG GTTTGAAAGGTGGCTGGATCCTCAACTGCACTTTTCCTCAGATAACAGGACATCTTATGAGGCAATTTATACAGATGATTCGGAAACCTGGCGGCCCGTAGTGCTGTCACGCATGGTTTCCCCCGACCTGCACCAGCTGGCTGACGAAAGCATTTGCATCTCAGCAGGCAAAAGGAAATCCTGTAGCATCGAGGCAGTTCTGAGAGCAACCCCACGTTTCCAGAACTTGGCCAACTCTAATATCCTGTTACACAGTATGGTGCAG GGTCTGGTCAGTCCAATGCTGCGCTGCCCATCTCAGAGGCTGCTGAATCGAATCGTGCGCCGCTATTTTGAGGTGGCTGATGTGGGCAGTGTGCAAATGAAGCACTTCACCACAAAGGACAAGCTCAGACTACTCTACACAATGGCTGTCAATCAACAGCCTCTTATACTGCAg ATGTTTCCAGGCAATGAGGGTTGGCCCTTCCCGCGCTATCACGGTTCCTGTGGCAGGCTGATGGTGTGGGCAGGCTGCAGACCCCTGAGAAGCCTGTACCAATCAGCGCTGGCACACAGATCTGATGCTGCCTACCAGATCCTCCACATCACCCAGAGCTTGACCTCCAATAGCCTCCACTTCCGCCTTTACTACACCAGCGTTTCAGAGGACATATTTGGCATAGCGGAGGATGGAAGGCTTTTCATCATGGATGCCAGCACAATCGGGATCATTGATCTGCAGGAGG GATTCCACACTGAAGCAGACCAACACGACAACCACACAGATGTGTTCTCATGTCTGAGCGGTTCCTGCATAAGAACTCCTCCCTGTAAAAGCATTCGTCCCACTCAAAGCTTTGCCTTGCTCTGTAGGCACGTTCTTCCCAAACTGCTCACTTCTACAGATGCTAAAGAGTCTGGACTGCCCAGTATAGCAATCACAGAAATTACTATATGTGCAGACCAAGCTCAGTCAGACCAGAGGATACACAAAGCTGTTCAAATCCTTAAAGAGACATTACAGCACTTCAGGCCATGCAATATTGATTATGGATACAGGTATCCTGAATGCAGGTATAGTGCCAAGTTCTAG